Proteins encoded within one genomic window of Eurosta solidaginis isolate ZX-2024a chromosome 1, ASM4086904v1, whole genome shotgun sequence:
- the LOC137236553 gene encoding uncharacterized protein — MEISIKWNVCRVCLVEEQRNHAAKYTPIDIKIAKQIHEIAGVQMDNNDNLPDKICHKCLILLKYACHFSRTCRNSDEYLQSIIRKTKSAASMLKSDKQRERSAELMHEMFDYDSELPTINLEDEEQENTIEVDLDTNDEILPNAKVLTEKIGDHREDNKYVAQLINKIPDTSSTQDEPPESMRYVKSQRKKTKTSGSSVNALKEEFIDERVNLSQDLIATDYEATELENYDNQSNNKPQHLEDTNKSICNIDALAYIDEDAEEEIPASTLDIINAQSGYSSRDDNQVNNIKDSNTKFERNLKIGINKVDEHNTETVAEQNSQNNSDLFYIIKVEEPVIGMEDSETSQITDETTNADGDVEGEIIHNLSEADCYEQNGEEHVDENQETNKSIMPLEEYLLDESDSENVFQQEECIELNEANEMTTQPSSTTIKITEQEHHSSPIGRKRLNNDANTFFCDVCGNNFTSRSLRNYHMRIHRNERNFECELCFKRFTAACNLTAHMRIHTGEKPYECKYCFRRFTDRSTHIKHERIHTNEKPFQCNTCGKSFSLSTTLRTHEKVHTNEKPFKCGPCNKSFKLPHQLKAHVLSNQHKNTLMSNHLEEMGLN; from the exons ATGGAAATTAGTATAAAGTGGAATGTGTGCAGAGTCTGTCTGGTAGAGGAGCAACGAAATCATGCTGCAAAATATACACCGATTGATATCAAAATAGCCAAACAAATTCATGAGATAGCTGGGGTGCAG ATGGATAACAATGACAACCTTCCAGATAAGATCTGCCATAAGTGCTTAATATTGCTGAAATATGCATGCCACTTCAGTAGAACATGTCGGAATTCAGACGAATATTTGCAATCAATTATACGAAAAACTAAATCAGCTGCGTCCATGCTAAAGTCCGACAAACAAAGAGAACGTTCGGCAGAGTTAATGCACGAAATGTTTGATTATGACTCTGAATTACCAACCATTAATTTGGAAGACGAAGAACAAGAAAACACAATAGAGGTAGATTTGGATACAAATGATGAGATTTTACCAAATGCAAAGGTTTTAACAGAAAAAATTGGAGACCATAGAGAGGATAATAAATATGTCGCACAATTGATAAATAAAATTCCGGATACATCTTCCACACAGGATGAGCCACCTGAAAGTATGAGATATGTAAAATCACaaaggaaaaaaacaaaaactagtgGAAGTTCTGTAAATGCACTTAAAGAAGAATTTATCGACGAACGTGTAAACTTAAGTCAAGATTTAATAGCCACCGATTATGAAGCGACTGAATTAGAAAACTATGATAACCAATCAAATAATAAACCGCAACATTTAGAGGATACAAATAAATCGATATGTAATATAGACGCTTTAGCTTACATTGATGAAGATGCAGAGGAAGAAATTCCTGCTAGCACTTTGGATATAATAAATGCTCAAAGTGGATACAGTTCAAGAGATGATAATCAAGTAAATAACATAAAAGATTCTAATACCAAATTTGAACGAAATTTAAAAATTGGAATTAACAAAGTAGATGAACATAACACAGAAACTGTAGCAGAACAGAACTCGCAAAATAATTCAGACTTATTCTACATAATTAAAGTGGAGGAACCTGTAATTGGAATGGAAGATTCTGAAACTTCACAAATCACAGACGAAACCACAAATGCTGATGGTGATGTTGAAGGAGAGATAATACACAATCTGTCCGAGGCAGATTGTTATGAACAAAATGGTGAAGAACACGTTGATGAAAACCAGGAAACAAATAAATCTATAATGCCATTAGAAGAATATTTGTTAGATGAAAGCGATTCCGAAAATGTTTTTCAACAAGAAGAGTGTATAGAATTGAATGAAGCGAATGAAATGACCACACAACCCAGCTCGACAACCATCAAAATAACTGAGCAAGAGCATCACAGCTCACCGATTGGACGCAAAAGGCTTAATAATGATGCAAATACGTTTTTCTGTGATGTTTGTGGTAATAATTTTACAAGTCGAAGTTTACGGAATTATCACATGAGAATACATCGCAATGAAAGAAATTTCGAGTGCGA ATTGTGTTTTAAGCGGTTTACGGCGGCATGTAATTTAACAGCGCATATGCGTATTCATACGGGTGAAAAACCATATGAGTGCAAGTATTGTTTTCGTAGATTCACAGATCGAAGTACGCATATAAAACATGAAAG AATACACACCAATGAGAAACCATTTCAATGTAACACATGTGGAAAATCGTTTTCCTTGTCCACCACTCTTCGGACACATGAAAAGGTTCATACGAATGAAAAGCCTTTCAA ATGTGGACCCTGCAACAAATCTTTCAAACTACCTCATCAGTTAAAAGCTCACGTGCTTTCAAATCAGCATAAAAACACGCTAATGTCAAATCATTTGGAAGAAATGGGTTTAAATTAA
- the LOC137236556 gene encoding transcription factor Ouib, producing MEHKIILKCRTCLEDNEEESMFELFKENDSESSGQLPELKLAKKIEYCCGVRIRESADMPAKICWKCFEVTRMWYNFRQMCLNSQIYLESLCEDRMRPEGQNDAEFLEYLMEELQIQRETVYDPIDTLSENSDDADYDVADLGLLVDEEEDADMFIESENDLGRSIKKEKADIIEDHGSGTEQNKVENTVNTAKKRYMGTKRKFRPPSPSTYMCSICGNVYQKRATFAYHMSLHNSAKEQECEICGKKFRQICELKNHMRRHTGEKPYKCTYCDRHFIDRSERHRHERVHTNTRPYSCKICGKSFMYSAILKNHSKLHTGKKDFNCMVCEKAFTLQHQLKAHLQTITHKQKEAHYVSAGYEVVYE from the exons ATGGAACATAAGATAATACTAAAATGTCGGACATGTTTGGAGGACAATGAAGAGGAAAGTATGTTCGAGCTATTTAAAGAAAATGATAGCGAATCAAGCGGTCAACTCCCAGAACTTAAATTGGCTAAAAAAATTGAGTATTGTTGTGGTGTTCGG ATTCGTGAGTCCGCCGATATGCCAGCAAAAATATGTTGGAAGTGCTTTGAAGTGACAAGAATGTGGTACAACTTTCGTCAAATGTGTCTCAACTCACAAATATACTTGGAGAGCTTATGTGAGGATCGAATGAGACCAGAAGGTCAAAATGATGCAGAGTTTTTAGAATACCTGATGGAAGAATTGCAAATACAGCGCGAGACAGTGTATGACCCGATCGATACTTTAAGTGAAAATAGCGATGACGCTGATTATGATGTTGCAGATCTAGGATTGCTAGTAGATGAAGAAGAAGACGCTGATATGTTTATAGAATCGGAAAACGATTTGGGCCGAAGTATTAAAAAAGAGAAGGCAGATATAATTGAAGATCATGGTTCAGGTACCGAGCAGAATAAAGTGGAAAATACAGTTAATACAGCTAAAAAGCGATATATGGGTACAAAACGTAAATTTCGACCACCTAGTCCATCAACTTATATGTGCTCCATATGTGGTAATGTCTACCAAAAAAGAGCTACATTTGCCTATCATATGTCACTGCACAACAGTGCCAAAGAGCAGGAATGCGA AATAtgtggaaaaaaatttcgccaaatATGTGAACTTAAGAATCATATGCGACGTCATACGGGTGAAAAACCTTATAAATGTACATACTGTGATCGGCACTTTATTGACCGTAGTGAGAGACATCGTCATGAACG TGTTCACACAAACACACGACCGTACAGTTGCAAAATTTGTGGAAAAAGCTTTATGTATTCTGCCATATTAAAGAATCATAGCAAACTGCATACTGGTAAAAAGGATTTCAA CTGTATGGTCTGCGAAAAGGCGTTCACTCTTCAGCATCAACTTAAAGCCCACTTACAAACGATTACCCATAAACAAAAAGAAGCGCATTATGTCTCTGCTGGTTACGAAGTTGTATATGAATAG